A genomic window from Sulfurospirillum diekertiae includes:
- a CDS encoding ATP-dependent Clp protease adaptor ClpS — translation MHHFEGDFQNETLDAIELKEPQLYKVLLLNDDYSSMEFVIKVLMQIFHHSFEKASEIMLSVHEQGKGLCGIYTYEIAETKVEYVRKMAKEEHFPLRAIMEAE, via the coding sequence ATGCACCATTTCGAAGGGGATTTTCAAAACGAAACGCTTGATGCGATAGAACTCAAAGAACCACAACTGTATAAAGTTCTATTGCTCAATGACGACTACAGTAGTATGGAATTTGTGATCAAAGTTTTGATGCAAATCTTTCATCATAGTTTTGAAAAGGCCAGCGAAATTATGCTCAGTGTGCATGAACAAGGCAAAGGTCTTTGTGGCATTTATACGTATGAAATTGCGGAGACAAAAGTAGAGTATGTCCGAAAAATGGCCAAAGAGGAGCACTTTCCTCTGCGTGCTATTATGGAAGCAGAATGA
- the smpB gene encoding SsrA-binding protein SmpB has translation MGEPVARNKKAFHDYEILEKLEAGIVLQGSEVKAIRQGRVNLKDSFVKIIKGEAFLLNAHISHLSTANLNYAPNERAPRKLLLHMKQLRKWDMKVAKDGLTIVPLAIYFNSKNLAKIEIALARGKNEHDKRESLKEKDAQREAKTAIKNYAYKE, from the coding sequence ATGGGTGAACCCGTCGCACGCAATAAAAAAGCGTTCCATGATTATGAAATTTTAGAGAAGCTTGAAGCGGGTATTGTGCTTCAAGGTAGTGAAGTAAAGGCCATTCGTCAAGGCAGAGTGAATCTGAAAGATTCGTTTGTCAAGATTATTAAAGGGGAAGCATTTTTACTCAATGCGCATATTTCGCACCTTTCAACGGCCAATCTAAACTATGCTCCCAATGAGAGGGCTCCTCGTAAATTGCTTCTGCATATGAAGCAGTTACGTAAATGGGATATGAAAGTGGCCAAAGATGGCTTAACGATTGTGCCATTGGCAATTTATTTTAATAGCAAAAATCTTGCAAAAATTGAGATTGCCTTAGCGCGTGGAAAAAATGAGCATGATAAACGTGAGAGCTTGAAAGAGAAAGATGCGCAAAGAGAAGCTAAAACGGCGATCAAGAATTATGCTTACAAAGAGTAG
- a CDS encoding TlpA disulfide reductase family protein, giving the protein MKKLISSIIIATLLLFTGCGSESSSVSTVKETYKDGDKVELKSVSGAKLTLLRKNGGFVLEDDENKVVLIDIFGTFCAPCQEEAPSLMDFQLQNGDGVMLIGLNFFEDVSDEYVVENFAAKYNAYYFITNSPKNKKLVETILQDIKYKETLQVPFKVVLKDGKYQNVTDIYGKNPDNKFYLGKVDLDIIQKDIDKLTAQ; this is encoded by the coding sequence ATGAAAAAGTTAATCAGTTCAATCATAATCGCAACACTGCTTTTGTTTACAGGATGTGGATCTGAATCATCAAGCGTATCAACAGTAAAAGAGACTTACAAAGATGGTGACAAAGTTGAGCTTAAAAGCGTTTCGGGTGCAAAATTGACACTGCTTCGCAAGAATGGTGGTTTTGTGCTTGAAGATGACGAAAACAAGGTTGTATTGATTGATATTTTTGGTACATTTTGTGCCCCATGTCAGGAAGAAGCACCCTCTTTGATGGATTTTCAACTTCAAAATGGTGATGGTGTTATGCTGATTGGTCTTAACTTTTTTGAAGATGTCAGTGATGAGTATGTTGTGGAGAATTTTGCAGCGAAGTACAATGCCTATTATTTTATTACCAATTCACCCAAAAATAAAAAATTGGTTGAGACGATTTTGCAAGACATTAAATATAAAGAAACCTTGCAAGTACCGTTTAAAGTCGTGTTAAAAGATGGAAAGTATCAAAATGTTACGGATATTTATGGTAAAAATCCAGATAATAAATTTTATCTTGGAAAAGTAGATTTGGATATTATCCAAAAAGATATCGATAAACTTACGGCACAATAG